One stretch of Leishmania braziliensis MHOM/BR/75/M2904 complete genome, chromosome 16 DNA includes these proteins:
- a CDS encoding putative DNA-directed rna polymerase I largest subunit, translating into MSLTTAFPFHAYVGDLRTRTVHERKSGVSLSLMTSEDMARLALVEVRVRCGQEDRLAPWAPAVRRDGTYATFYDTRMGNFDARTFPPQACSTCCNTLNSKYGNERCQGHYGYISMPRRYPNDPNRSQERLSVINPHLTQEVEQLLQAECFFCHRFRVPEFDVIRYQQALRLVDCGLIGEALRFLDMVANARGQDMRSRRRRDANETVINDIPLMLDHIDMQLRRRGAAAPLPPGATAGKMGARGDDRDTGAASVSAHVNGSGDGFLKPVLDVRNEICKQALRSFREFGNVCAHCQGISPRITTKNGHLFFYFNKKNADFNVANGGLTVTQLREWEEMNRRQGRSHTYFRTSWAREHIKQLCQRESTILAALYPHLGEATLSMPYACSLPSMYYYKVFFVDKLLVPPLPLRLSSGVQVSESGSIVPDAGTRALSDVLQFVEQIEAYYVLANNSTPEHNLVSTAQEIAQEHNLRNLQAKVAEVYTNVLESFAKKEGLFRMHMMGKRVNQACRSVISPDYLLEPNEVLLPRPFARALTFPELVCSYSPARMLFLKRCVMNGPDMYPGATHLEISLTSGETRFVDLHVPELIRRQHAMKYFAMAQTGSLTVHRHILDGDHLIFNRQPTLHKVSMMAYRAKVLSGLKTLRFHYVNGSSYNADFDGDEMNIHVVQSLEARAELECLMDANLNYLVPTSGKPIRGFIQDHVVAGVLLTLRDKFLPHHTFVQFVYNGIAPYMQKHGNPLSPNATLTELIPMPAVLKPHPLWTGKQLISAIVRYVTGVVESRGGTRKSNGVSMHGTSLIQPNTYTTTDPHTGELVSASRKCMEDGHVQFFESELITGILCKNQLGSCNLSVVHVIHEIYGPHMVGVLFGALGRVLSMSLQREGFSIGMDDMILLQEERRTALLRELDNAPLSLPDDEARVMPVIMGMATNLQKEFVPGRMLRPFPQNQLLTMTMSGAKGSNTNAIQMSLGLGQQLFDGRRVKRMNSGKTLPSFFVAEKRARSLGYAIGRFTSGIRPAEYTFHAMAGRDGLIDTAVKTSRSGHLQRCLVKGLESLVVQWDHSVRDANGSVIQFLYGGDGLDPMRTSSLQAWEVVKDNCVDLGRKMNVSTGVMTGEEEAEAAALRNNHGSKRERAYETAAAMRAAQRALLEAEAQRDPLPAHYKASLDTYLETKAQYPLFKKVSQVARWAKNGVLSEKLREKREESIRYYRDVMTELTTRRRVRAYCDAGEPVGLLAAQAAGEPSTQMTLNTFHSAGSTVTHVTEGIPRLRELLIYASVQKVAIVVPVEKATETDEEAISRILQAGVATRLTDCMARVPVSAAATAATDSGATTRAHTTPGYHYHVTRSAEGTQVTVALLFSKVLLVRKQHTMCMSRAEHLQSFTQTLKSFARQVVTALRGRSKDEREGACGPMRGTTQDPSSQVDDSGAAAGGGGMSDNDDDIDEQSTQMNTPALGAALAPSATGSELGRDDLIPEGDNDGGSSASDEDDDEEVADAADGSRHRKGGSGSGNSPLCKKSRAEEDDNEEEDEDGNGSLWKSSRNGGVNSEVAATASGTMSYDCFPTICVMYGSKKYRVEIAPLLRTAATRDGVVALPEDFFIVNVSIQTSDQVVAVIPDVLESVLVRQTFPSWLTQFDAVSYTRKAEDPTCGEMVFQGPAATIRSVTAFLALFTVRARAIKVKRARSTDIRDMCTSFGVESGYKALFDELEKLFKRYSVDYHHLTLIADAATHRGIWENYNFTGVISHSASPLFQMTFASSKRFLHTALTRGISDELSSISSAIMVGERPRVGTALVKVGQDPQILRDVIEKNLA; encoded by the coding sequence ATGTCTCTGACCACTGCTTTCCCCTTTCATGCGTACGTGGGAGAtctgcgcacgcgcaccgtCCATGAGCGCAAGAGCGGtgtttccctctccctcatgACCTCGGAGGACATGGCACGCCTCGCATTggtggaggtgcgcgtgcgctgtgGGCAGGAGGATCGACTGGCGCCGTGGGCTCCGGCCGTTCGGCGGGACGGCACTTACGCCACGTTCTACGACACGCGCATGGGCAACTTTGATGCCCGCACGTTCCCTCCGCAGGCGTGCTCGACGTGCTGCAATACGCTCAACTCCAAATATGGCAATGAACGCTGCCAGGGCCACTACGGGTACATCAGTATGCCGCGTCGCTACCCAAACGACCCGAACCGCTCACAGGAACGCCTTAGTGTCATTAACCCACACCTCACccaggaggtggagcagctgctgcaggccgAATGCTTTTTCTGCCACCGCTTCCGCGTGCCCGAGTTCGACGTGATCCGCTACCAGCAGGCACTGCGCCTCGTCGACTGCGGATTGATCGGCGAGGCACTGCGGTTCCTGGACATGGTGGCAAACGCCCGCGGACAGGACATGCGCAGCCGACGCCGCCGTGACGCGAACGAGACCGTCATCAACGACATTCCTCTTATGCTGGATCACATCGacatgcagctgcgccgccgcggtgccgctgcaccacTTCCCCCTGGGGCTACGGCAGGCAAGATGGGGGCCCGCGGCGATGATAGAGACACCGGTGCAGCTAGCGTGTCGGCGCACGTGAATGGCAGCGGTGACGGCTTCCTCAAGCCGGTCTTGGACGTCCGCAACGAGATCTGCAAGCAGGCACTGCGCAGCTTCCGCGAGTTTGGCAACGTCTGCGCGCACTGCCAGGGCATCTCACCTCGCATCACGACAAAGAATGGACACCTCTTCTTCTACTTCAACAAGAAGAACGCGGACTTCAACGTGGCAAACGGCGGGCTGACAGtgacgcagctgcgggaATGGGAAGAGATGAACCGTCGCCAGGGGCGCAGTCATACGTACTTCCGCACATCGTGGGCGCGAGAGCACATCAAGCAGCTGTGCCAGCGCGAGTCCACCATTCTTGCAGCCCTCTACCCACACCTCGGTGAGGCCACCCTAAGCATGCCGTACGCCTGCTCGCTCCCGTCAATGTACTACTACAAGGTGTTCTTTGTGGACAAGCTGCtcgtgccgccgctgcccctgCGCCTGTCTTCGGGCGTGCAGGTCTCCGAGTCCGGCAGCATTGTCCCTGACGCCGGCACACGTGCCCTATCTGATGTCCTCCAGTTTGTCGAGCAGATCGAGGCGTACTACGTCCTCGCAAACAACTCCACCCCAGAGCACAACCTCGTCAGCACAGCACAAGAAATTGCACAGGAGCACAACCTGCGGAACTTGCAGgccaaggtggcggaggtgtaCACCAACGTGCTGGAGAGCTTTGCAAAGAAGGAAGGCCTGTTCCGCATGCACATGATGGGCAAGCGGGTGAACCAAGCATGCCGTAGCGTCATCTCACCCGACTACTTGCTGGAGCCAAACGAGGTGCTACTGCCCCGCCCCTTCGCCCGCGCGTTGACCTTCCCGGAGCTGGTGTGCAGCTACTCACCAGCGCGCATGCTGTTCCTCAAGCGGTGCGTCATGAACGGCCCAGATATGTATCCGGGCGCCACTCACCTGGAAATTAGCCTGACGAGCGGTGAGACGCGCTTCGTGGACTTGCACGTGCCGGAGCTGAttcggcggcagcacgccatGAAGTACTTTGCGATGGCACAGACCGGCTCCCTCACGGTCCACCGGCATATCCTCGATGGCGACCACCTCATCTTCAATCGCCAGCCGACCCTGCACAAGGTATCCATGATGGCATATCGTGCCAAAGTGCTCTCCGGCTTGAAGACACTCCGCTTCCACTATGTTAACGGCAGCTCGTACAACGCCGACTTTGACGGGGACGAGATGAACATTCACGTCGTGCAGAGCCTCGAGGCAAGGGCGGAGCTTGAGTGTCTGATGGACGCCAACCTCAACTACCTCGTCCCGACGTCTGGCAAGCCGATCCGCGGCTTTATCCAGGACCACGTGGTCGCCGGGGTGCTGCTGACCCTCCGCGACAAATTCCTGCCGCACCACACATTTGTGCAGTTTGTTTACAACGGCATCGCACCGTACATGCAGAAGCACGGCAACCCGCTCAGCCCGAACGCAACGCTGACAGAGCTGATTCCGATGCCCGCAGTACTGAAGCCGCATCCCTTATGGACGGGGAAGCAACTCATTTCTGCGATTGTCCGCTACGTGACTGGCGTGGTGGAAAGTCGTGGCGGCACGCGCAAGAGCAATGGTGTCAGCATGCACGGCACCTCTCTCATCCAGCCGAACACCTACACCACCACGGACCCCCACACCGGTGAGCTCGTTTCGGCCTCGCGCAAGTGCATGGAGGATGGCCACGTGCAGTTTTTTGAGAGTGAGCTCATCACCGGCATCCTGTGCAAGAACCAACTTGGCTCCTGCAACCTCTCCGTCGTGCACGTCATTCACGAAATCTACGGGCCGCACATGGTTGGCGTGCTCTTCGGCGCGCTTGGTCGCGTGCTGTCTATGAGCCTGCAGCGCGAAGGCTTTTCCATTGGCATGGATGACATGATCCTCTTGCAAGAGGAGCGGCgtacggcgctgctgcgcgagctaGACAATGCACCCCTCAGCCTCCCCGACGACGAGGCGAGGGTGATGCCGGTAATCATGGGGATGGCGACAAACCTCCAGAAAGAATTCGTGCCAGGACGCATGCTGCGGCCTTTCCCGCAAAACCAACTGCTGACCATGACCATGTCGGGTGCAAAGGGTAGCAACACGAATGCAATTCAGATGTCGCTCGGTCTTGGCCAGCAACTCTTCGACGGGCGCCGGGTGAAGCGCATGAACTCGGGCAAGACATTGCCGTCGTTCTTTGTTGCGGAGAAGCGAGCTCGCTCGCTGGGCTACGCGATTGGCCGCTTTACCTCCGGCATTCGACCAGCAGAGTACACCTTTCACGCCATGGCCGGTCGAGATGGGCTCATCGACACGGCCGTCAAGACCTCCCGCTCTGGtcacctgcagcggtgcctaGTCAAGGGTCTGGAGAGCCTCGTCGTGCAGTGGGACCACTCCGTGCGCGACGCCAACGGCAGTGTGATACAGTTCCTCTACGGTGGTGACGGGCTCGACCCGATGCGGACCTCGTCCCTGCAGGCGTGGGAGGTTGTCAAGGACAACTGCGTCGACCTCGGTCGAAAGATGAACGTGAGCACTGGCGTGATGAcgggcgaggaagaggccgaggcggcggcgttgcgcaACAACCATGGCAGCAAGCGCGAGCGCGCCTACGAGACGGCTGCGGCGATGCGTGCGGCACAGCGTGCATtgctggaggcggaggcgcagcgcgaCCCACTCCCTGCCCACTACAAGGCGAGTCTTGACACGTACCTGGAGACCAAGGCGCAGTACCCGCTCTTCAAGAAGGTGTCACAAGTCGCACGATGGGCCAAGAACGGCGTCTTGAGcgagaagctgcgcgagaaGCGTGAGGAGAGTATCCGGTACTACCGCGACGTCATGACGGAGCTaacgacgcggcggcgggtgCGGGCCTACTGCGACGCTGGAGAGCCCGTCGGTCTGCTGGCGGCTCAGGCCGCTGGAGAGCCGTCAACGCAGATGACGCTCAACACGTTCCACAGCGCCGGGTCAACTGTGACGCACGTGACGGAGGGTATTCCGCGCCTTCGCGAGCTGCTCATCTACGCCTCTGTGCAGAAGGTGGCAATTGTGGTGccggtggagaaggcgacggAGACTGACGAGGAGGCGATCTCGCGCATTCTGCAGGCCGGCGTAGCGACACGGCTGACAGACTGTATGGCCCGCGTACCTGTTTCTgcggctgccaccgcggccaCGGACAGCGGTGCCACGACGAGGGCGCACACGACCCCAGGGTACCACTACCACGTCACCCGCAGCGCCGAGGGCACGCAGGTGACGgttgccctcctcttctccaaGGTGCTTCTTGTGCGAAAGCAGCACACCATGTGCATGTCGCGAGCCGAGCACCTTCAGTCTTTTACACAGACCCTGAAGAGCTTTGCCCGACAAGTAGTGACTGCACTGCGGGGTCGCTCGAAGGACGAGCGCGAGGGCGCCTGCGGACCGATGCGTGGGACGACGCAAGACCCATCTTCTCAGGtggacgacagcggcgctgcagccggcggcggtggcatgagtgacaacgacgacgacatcgACGAGCAGTCCACGCAGATGAACACGCCGGCGCTTGGGGCCGCCTTGGCGCCGTCTGCCACTGGCAGTGAGCTTGGTCGGGATGACTTGATCCCAGAAGGGGACAACGACGGCGGTAGCAGCGCTAGTGacgaggacgatgacgaggaggtggcggacgCCGCGGACGGCTCGCGGCATCGcaagggcggcagcggcagcggcaacagtCCCCTGTGCAAGAAGTCTCgagcagaggaggacgacaacgaggaggaagacgaggacggCAACGGATCGCTCTGGAAGAGCTCCAGGAACGGCGGCGTCAACAGCGAGGTGGCTGCCACAGCATCCGGCACGATGAGCTACGACTGCTTTCCCACAATCTGCGTCATGTACGGCAGCAAGAAGTACCGGGTCGAGatcgcgccgctgctgcggacaGCGGCCACCCGCGACGGCGTTGTGGCGCTGCCGGAAGATTTTTTCATAGTGAACGTGTCGATACAGACATCAGACCAGGTGGTCGCCGTCATCCCGGATGTGCTCGAGAGTGTGCTGGTCCGACAGACGTTCCCTTCGTGGCTCACGCAGTTTGACGCCGTCTCGTACACGCGCAAGGCCGAGGACCCGACGTGTGGCGAGATGGTTTTCCAGGGCCCCGCGGCGACCATCCGCAGCGTGACGGCGTTCCTCGCCCTCTTCACCGTCCGCGCACGCGCTATCAAAGTGAAGAGGGCGCGGTCCACCGACATCCGCGACATGTGCACCTCCTTTGGCGTGGAAAGCGGCTACAAAGCTCTCTTCGATGAGCTGGAGAAGCTTTTCAAGCGCTACTCCGTCGACTACCACCACCTCACTCTCATCGCcgacgcagcgacgcaccgtGGCATTTGGGAAAACTACAATTTTACCGGTGTCATCTCCCACAGCGCCAGCCCGCTCTTCCAGATGACATTCGCGTCGTCAAAGCGCTTCCTGCACACAGCCCTGACGCGCGGCATCAGCGACGAGTTGAGCTCCATCAGCTCGGCCATCATGGTTGGTGAGCGGCCTCGCGTCGGAACAGCACTTGTCAAGGTGGGCCAGGACCCACAGATCTTGCGCGATGTCATCGAGAAGAACCTTGCCTGA